The following proteins are encoded in a genomic region of Desulfurellaceae bacterium:
- a CDS encoding sodium/proline symporter produces MILLSFGFFLLLFVLIGLLSVLRREQTGADYLLASQRVKPWLVGLSAVATNNSGYMFIGMIGYTYTAGLSSVWLMVGWIVGDFVTSLFVHQKLRVTTEARRQHSFAGVLSAWHGTDYRRLRALGGLFTVVFLGAYAAAQFNAGSKALFVLFGWEYGVGAVVGAVIVLLYCFAGGIRASIWTDAAQSLVMISAMGLMLWAGLREIGGWQAFGAALSDVSPGFMDWFSEQSAFGAIGGSVLFVLGWVFAGVAVIGQPHIMVRFMAMDDPKHMWRVRCYYYGWYTAFYALTICVGLVARLLLPETADFDAELALPTLAGELLPPVLTGLVLAGLFAATISTADSLILSCTAAMTRDFPLRRFQSYAATKLATVLVTALALGIALSRNESVFSLVLIAWSTLASAFGPLLIVYSLNQKPSERLAVTMLLVGVGVVLLWRSLGWNETVVYEVMPGMLSGLGVFALGRWLGCLASAAVLESEEAS; encoded by the coding sequence ATGATACTGCTCAGCTTCGGCTTCTTCCTGTTGCTGTTTGTTCTCATCGGGCTGCTGTCAGTGCTGCGCCGGGAACAGACCGGCGCCGACTACCTGCTCGCCAGCCAGCGCGTCAAGCCCTGGCTGGTCGGGCTGTCGGCGGTCGCAACGAACAACAGCGGCTACATGTTCATCGGGATGATCGGCTACACCTACACCGCCGGGCTGTCGTCGGTCTGGCTGATGGTGGGCTGGATCGTGGGCGATTTCGTGACTTCCCTGTTTGTGCACCAGAAGCTGCGGGTGACGACTGAGGCGCGGCGTCAACACAGCTTCGCCGGCGTCTTGAGCGCGTGGCATGGGACCGACTACCGGCGGTTGCGAGCGCTCGGCGGGCTGTTCACGGTCGTGTTTCTGGGAGCCTACGCGGCGGCGCAATTCAACGCCGGCAGCAAGGCGCTGTTTGTCCTGTTCGGCTGGGAGTACGGGGTGGGGGCAGTTGTCGGAGCGGTGATCGTCCTGCTGTACTGCTTTGCCGGCGGTATCCGGGCGTCGATTTGGACCGATGCCGCGCAATCGCTGGTCATGATCTCGGCGATGGGCTTGATGCTGTGGGCGGGACTTCGGGAAATCGGCGGCTGGCAGGCGTTCGGCGCCGCGCTCAGCGACGTCTCACCCGGCTTCATGGACTGGTTCTCCGAACAGTCGGCGTTCGGCGCCATCGGCGGCTCCGTGCTCTTTGTCCTCGGCTGGGTGTTCGCCGGGGTGGCCGTCATCGGCCAACCCCACATCATGGTTCGCTTTATGGCCATGGACGACCCCAAGCACATGTGGCGCGTCCGGTGCTACTACTACGGGTGGTACACCGCTTTCTATGCGCTTACCATCTGCGTCGGCCTGGTCGCCCGGCTCCTGTTGCCCGAAACCGCAGACTTCGACGCCGAACTCGCCCTGCCGACTCTTGCCGGAGAGCTGCTGCCGCCGGTGCTGACGGGGCTGGTGCTGGCCGGGCTGTTTGCGGCCACGATCTCGACGGCCGATTCGCTCATCCTGAGCTGTACGGCGGCGATGACCCGCGACTTTCCGTTGCGCCGTTTTCAGAGCTATGCGGCGACGAAACTGGCGACGGTCCTGGTCACCGCCCTGGCCCTCGGCATTGCCCTGAGCCGCAATGAAAGCGTCTTCAGCCTCGTCCTGATTGCCTGGTCCACGCTGGCGAGTGCGTTCGGCCCGCTGCTGATCGTCTACTCGCTGAACCAGAAGCCGAGCGAAAGGCTGGCCGTCACGATGCTGCTTGTCGGGGTCGGTGTCGTGCTGCTGTGGCGCTCCCTGGGCTGGAACGAGACAGTCGTCTATGAGGTCATGCCAGGCATGCTGAGCGGTCTGGGTGTCTTTGCTCTCGGCAGGTGGCTGGGCTGCCTCGCCTCTGCCGCGGTGCTTGAGTCGGAGGAGGCGTCGTGA
- the sppA gene encoding signal peptide peptidase SppA has protein sequence MAVVSRIAGVCRSLIRPAVRSLLWATDRLASLLGRRPAYNTLLLDIGASAAEEPPSALRGLLRPQPPDLLTLTALLRWAAEDEQIRAVVVSLSQLDMGWARIQSLRRSLLALRQAGKQVWVYLAEAGMREYYLASAADTLVLAPAGHLRVLGLATEVVFFKGALDTLGIEAQVSQAGRYKAAGEPFTRGSMSAAHREMMEGLLDDVYDQIVEAIARGRNKDKAAVRELIDQGLFLAAEAHTSGLIDHVAYTDEVPTLLEPLIGAVKPIEAVAYQRRRAGVIRRQLWRGAVRTIGLMTVDGPITYGHTTERAGGGRTLGSTDFIRALQSLADQSKIAGLVLRIASPGGSGLASDLMWHELLRIREHMPVVVSMGDVAASGGYYLALAGTQVFAEEASITGSIGVIAGKPVLHNLYTQLGIGKDILTRGQRAALFSDYLAFTPAEQERLDLEVQAFYRDFLHKVADCRGLSLAAVEPLAQGRVWTGRQAWAHGLVDSLGGLEEAIAAVKQHIGVAPARPVRLVRFPRPASLWRRPGLRHLLPRLGFGPGGGPLAGSRPWWERDRIWAILPVSFRFL, from the coding sequence ATGGCGGTCGTTTCGCGCATTGCCGGCGTGTGCCGCAGCCTGATTCGACCGGCGGTTCGCAGCCTGCTGTGGGCGACCGACCGACTGGCCTCCCTGCTGGGCCGCCGCCCCGCCTACAATACCCTGCTGCTGGATATCGGTGCCTCAGCGGCCGAAGAGCCGCCGTCCGCGCTGCGCGGCCTGCTGCGCCCCCAGCCGCCCGATCTTTTGACGCTGACCGCGCTGTTGCGCTGGGCCGCCGAAGACGAGCAAATCCGGGCGGTAGTAGTCAGCCTGTCACAGCTCGATATGGGCTGGGCTCGGATCCAGAGCCTGCGCCGGTCGCTGCTCGCCCTCCGTCAGGCCGGTAAACAAGTGTGGGTCTACCTGGCCGAGGCAGGCATGCGGGAATACTATCTGGCCAGCGCGGCTGACACGCTTGTGCTGGCGCCAGCCGGTCACCTGCGCGTGCTCGGCCTGGCGACCGAGGTCGTGTTCTTCAAGGGCGCACTCGATACGCTCGGAATCGAGGCCCAGGTCAGCCAGGCCGGTCGCTATAAAGCGGCCGGAGAACCCTTTACCCGTGGGTCCATGTCCGCCGCCCATCGGGAGATGATGGAGGGCCTGCTGGACGATGTATACGATCAAATCGTCGAGGCTATCGCCCGTGGCCGGAATAAAGACAAGGCTGCCGTGCGGGAGCTGATCGATCAGGGGCTGTTTCTGGCCGCAGAAGCGCACACCAGCGGTCTGATCGACCATGTCGCCTATACGGATGAGGTGCCCACACTGCTTGAGCCGCTGATCGGCGCGGTGAAACCGATTGAGGCTGTGGCCTATCAGCGTCGGCGGGCGGGGGTGATACGCCGGCAGCTGTGGCGCGGCGCGGTTCGGACCATCGGCTTGATGACGGTCGACGGTCCGATCACATACGGTCACACCACCGAACGGGCCGGCGGCGGACGGACGCTTGGCTCGACCGATTTCATTCGCGCTCTGCAATCCCTCGCCGACCAGTCCAAGATTGCCGGCCTGGTGCTGCGCATTGCCAGCCCCGGCGGTTCGGGCCTGGCGTCCGATCTCATGTGGCATGAGCTGCTCCGCATCCGGGAGCACATGCCGGTCGTCGTTTCGATGGGTGACGTGGCCGCCTCGGGCGGCTACTATCTGGCCCTGGCCGGGACTCAGGTGTTTGCCGAAGAAGCCAGTATCACCGGCTCGATCGGGGTCATTGCCGGCAAGCCGGTGCTTCACAATCTGTACACTCAGCTCGGGATCGGCAAGGATATTCTTACCCGCGGCCAACGGGCGGCGCTGTTCTCCGACTACCTGGCCTTTACCCCTGCCGAGCAGGAGCGGCTTGACCTCGAAGTTCAGGCGTTTTACCGCGATTTTCTGCACAAAGTCGCCGACTGCCGCGGCCTCAGCCTGGCTGCGGTGGAGCCGTTGGCACAGGGCCGGGTGTGGACGGGACGCCAGGCCTGGGCGCACGGCCTGGTCGATAGCCTGGGTGGGCTTGAGGAGGCTATTGCCGCAGTCAAACAGCACATCGGCGTTGCCCCGGCCCGGCCCGTCCGGCTGGTACGTTTCCCTCGCCCGGCCTCTCTGTGGCGCCGGCCCGGCCTGCGGCACTTACTGCCCAGACTGGGGTTCGGACCGGGCGGTGGACCCTTGGCAGGCAGCCGGCCGTGGTGGGAGCGGGATCGAATCTGGGCTATTTTGCCGGTGTCTTTTCGTTTTTTGTAA
- a CDS encoding ectoine synthase, whose translation MIVRKLQEAERSGRRIAVENWDSVRLLLKSDGMGFSMHMTTIYPGTTTPMWYQHHLEAVLCIEGEGELEEVDGGRVHAITPGTLYALDQHDRHVLRATTRMRMVCVFNPPLIGKEVHDKDGVYPLEAEEVTD comes from the coding sequence ATGATCGTGCGCAAACTGCAGGAAGCGGAGAGATCGGGGAGGCGGATCGCGGTCGAGAACTGGGACAGCGTGCGGCTGCTGTTGAAGTCCGACGGCATGGGCTTCTCCATGCACATGACGACGATTTATCCCGGCACGACGACTCCGATGTGGTATCAGCATCATCTCGAAGCGGTGTTGTGCATCGAGGGCGAGGGCGAGCTTGAGGAGGTGGACGGCGGCCGCGTACACGCGATCACGCCGGGCACCCTGTACGCCCTTGACCAGCATGATCGGCACGTGCTGCGGGCCACGACCAGGATGCGGATGGTGTGCGTCTTCAACCCGCCTCTGATCGGGAAAGAGGTGCATGATAAAGACGGCGTCTACCCGCTCGAAGCCGAAGAGGTGACTGACTGA
- the iscX gene encoding Fe-S cluster assembly protein IscX, translating into MPLYWDSVEEIAEALLDAHPETEPLSIRFTDLLTWVTQLDGFVDDPKDVSEGKLEAVQMAWFALYNEENED; encoded by the coding sequence ATGCCCTTGTACTGGGACAGCGTAGAAGAAATTGCCGAGGCCCTATTGGACGCCCACCCCGAGACCGAGCCGCTGAGCATCCGTTTTACCGATCTGCTCACCTGGGTGACCCAACTCGACGGTTTTGTCGATGATCCAAAAGATGTGAGCGAGGGCAAGCTAGAGGCTGTACAAATGGCGTGGTTCGCACTATATAACGAAGAGAACGAAGACTGA
- the hscB gene encoding Fe-S protein assembly co-chaperone HscB, whose protein sequence is MATSETIRCWRCQSEVPVAVLCSRCEAVQPLPTDLDYFRVLGVERNPALDEAALSTRYYELSRRLHPDLYQTASAQEREASLHNSAIVNRAYRTLRDPAQRGVYWLEFHGQKLGANNNRVPPQLASLVFAVQEQLEELRDARRAGKQAEVDDALSQLRTQLEEQRAQTQTALTRNFSRWQEHTGESSSLSSGGGQDDSPSPETSALLAELKSVLSEMAYLRTLLRDVEKENEVSWNA, encoded by the coding sequence ATGGCCACCTCTGAGACGATCCGCTGCTGGCGCTGCCAGAGCGAGGTCCCGGTCGCGGTGCTGTGTTCGCGCTGCGAGGCGGTCCAGCCGCTGCCGACCGACCTTGACTACTTTCGGGTTCTGGGGGTGGAGCGGAACCCGGCGCTTGATGAAGCCGCCCTGTCCACCCGCTACTATGAGCTGAGCCGTCGTCTCCATCCCGACCTGTACCAGACCGCCAGCGCCCAGGAACGCGAGGCCAGCCTGCACAACAGCGCGATCGTCAACCGGGCCTACCGGACCTTGCGCGACCCCGCCCAGCGTGGGGTGTACTGGCTGGAATTTCACGGCCAAAAGCTCGGCGCGAACAATAACCGGGTGCCGCCCCAGCTGGCCAGTCTGGTCTTTGCGGTCCAGGAACAGCTCGAAGAGCTGCGCGACGCCCGCCGGGCGGGCAAGCAGGCCGAGGTGGACGACGCCCTGAGCCAGCTGCGAACCCAACTCGAAGAGCAACGGGCGCAAACCCAGACCGCCCTGACCCGGAATTTTTCTCGCTGGCAGGAGCACACAGGCGAATCCTCCTCTCTTTCTTCTGGAGGCGGCCAGGATGATTCGCCTTCACCTGAGACATCCGCCCTGCTGGCCGAGCTGAAAAGCGTCCTGTCTGAGATGGCCTATCTGCGGACCCTCTTGCGGGATGTGGAAAAGGAAAACGAGGTATCGTGGAACGCATAG
- the thpD gene encoding ectoine hydroxylase: MALASPVREDPYPSRVAARPRLTDRLDPVVYPGGPVTQRLSDSEVESYAAQGYLFAERLFRPDEIAALNRELERLVRSDDIRDREETVIEPDSRAVRSVFQVHKLSREFERLACDPRVLDVARQLLGSEAYIHQSRANLKPGFTGKEFYWHSDFETWHVEDGMPRMRALSVSIALTPNAAFNGPLMLIPGSHTTYVACAGRTPEDHYKESLRKQEYGVPAPQLLTRLADRGGIVAPVGPAGSAVFFDCNTMHGSNSNISPYPRRNVFIVYNSVANTLEEPFCGLKPRPEHVATRAHFVPLMPLRRD; the protein is encoded by the coding sequence ATGGCGCTGGCGAGCCCTGTCCGGGAAGACCCCTATCCGTCCCGTGTCGCCGCCCGACCGCGGCTGACCGACCGACTCGACCCGGTCGTCTACCCCGGCGGGCCGGTGACGCAGCGGCTGTCGGACTCCGAGGTCGAATCCTATGCGGCGCAGGGCTATCTGTTCGCCGAGCGGCTGTTCCGACCGGATGAAATCGCTGCGCTGAACCGTGAGTTGGAGCGACTGGTGCGGTCCGACGATATCCGGGACCGGGAGGAAACCGTCATCGAGCCCGACAGCCGGGCCGTGCGTTCGGTCTTTCAGGTGCACAAGCTGAGCCGCGAGTTCGAGCGGCTCGCCTGCGATCCCCGCGTTCTTGATGTGGCGCGTCAGCTCCTCGGCAGTGAGGCCTACATTCACCAGTCCCGCGCTAATCTGAAACCGGGTTTTACCGGCAAGGAATTCTATTGGCATTCCGATTTCGAGACCTGGCATGTCGAGGACGGCATGCCGCGCATGCGGGCTCTCAGCGTGTCGATCGCCCTGACGCCGAACGCCGCCTTCAACGGGCCACTCATGCTGATACCGGGCTCGCACACGACCTACGTCGCCTGCGCCGGCCGGACGCCCGAGGATCACTACAAAGAGTCGCTCAGAAAGCAGGAGTACGGCGTGCCTGCCCCCCAACTCCTCACTCGGCTGGCCGACCGGGGCGGTATCGTCGCTCCCGTCGGACCTGCCGGCTCGGCGGTGTTCTTCGACTGCAACACCATGCACGGCTCAAACTCGAACATCTCCCCCTACCCCCGTCGCAACGTCTTCATCGTCTATAACAGCGTCGCCAACACCCTTGAGGAACCCTTCTGCGGCCTCAAGCCGCGTCCTGAACACGTCGCGACACGTGCCCACTTCGTTCCGCTGATGCCTCTCCGCCGCGATTGA
- a CDS encoding iron-sulfur cluster assembly accessory protein: protein MAQPSKLKIGISDNAVQKIHALISQQGLEGHGLRVKVVGGGCSGLSYKMNLDAERNGDRVFERENVKVLVDRKSFLYLRGTELDYSESLMDSGFKLNNPNVKRSCGCGSSFSV from the coding sequence ATGGCACAGCCTTCAAAACTGAAAATCGGTATCAGCGACAATGCGGTGCAGAAGATCCACGCCCTGATCAGCCAACAGGGGCTGGAGGGCCACGGCCTGCGGGTGAAAGTCGTCGGCGGCGGGTGTTCGGGGCTGTCGTACAAAATGAACCTTGACGCCGAACGCAACGGAGACCGGGTGTTCGAGCGCGAGAACGTCAAGGTTCTGGTCGACCGCAAGAGTTTTCTGTATCTCCGAGGCACCGAGCTGGACTACTCCGAGAGCCTGATGGACTCCGGGTTCAAGCTCAACAACCCCAACGTGAAACGCTCGTGCGGCTGCGGCAGCTCTTTCTCCGTGTAG
- a CDS encoding IscS subfamily cysteine desulfurase, producing the protein MPQPIYMDNQATTPMDPRVLEAMLPYFNEHFGNAASRNHPFGWAAEEAVDTARSQIAQAIGAKPKEIIFTSGATESDNLAIKGVAEFYKDKGNHVITCVTEHKAVLDSCKALERAGKAEVSYLPVDQYGMVSPDDVANAITDNTVLISIMAANNEIGTLHPVREIGRIAKDRGVLFHCDATQGVGKIPMDVEQDGIDLLSLSAHKLYGPKGCGALYVRARGPRVRLTPIIDGGGHERGMRSGTLNVPGIVGFGKACQLAVQELETEAAKLIGLRTRLHDGITRELEEVYLNGHPTQRLPGNLNLSFSYVEGESLLMGINKDVALSSGSACTSATLEPSYVLKALGVGEELAHTSIRFGLGRFNTETEVDIVAKRIVEVVQRLRDLSPLYEMAKEGIDLKSVQWKTA; encoded by the coding sequence ATGCCACAGCCGATCTATATGGACAACCAGGCCACCACCCCGATGGACCCGCGGGTGTTGGAGGCCATGCTGCCGTACTTCAATGAACACTTTGGCAATGCCGCCAGCCGCAACCACCCCTTTGGCTGGGCGGCTGAAGAGGCCGTCGATACCGCCCGCAGCCAGATTGCCCAGGCCATCGGTGCCAAGCCCAAGGAAATCATCTTTACCAGCGGCGCGACCGAGTCGGACAATCTGGCCATCAAGGGCGTGGCTGAATTCTATAAAGACAAGGGCAACCACGTCATCACGTGCGTGACCGAACACAAGGCGGTGCTCGACTCCTGCAAGGCGCTGGAACGGGCCGGCAAGGCCGAGGTAAGCTATCTGCCGGTCGATCAATACGGCATGGTCAGCCCGGACGACGTGGCCAACGCCATCACCGACAACACCGTGCTGATCTCCATCATGGCCGCCAACAACGAAATCGGCACCCTGCATCCGGTTCGGGAGATTGGCAGGATTGCCAAAGACCGGGGGGTACTGTTCCACTGCGACGCGACCCAGGGGGTGGGAAAAATCCCGATGGATGTCGAGCAGGACGGTATCGACCTGTTGTCCCTGAGCGCCCATAAGCTCTACGGTCCCAAAGGTTGTGGTGCCCTGTATGTGCGGGCCAGAGGTCCGCGGGTGCGGCTCACCCCGATCATCGACGGTGGCGGGCACGAACGCGGCATGCGGTCCGGGACCCTGAACGTGCCCGGCATCGTGGGCTTTGGTAAGGCGTGTCAGTTGGCCGTCCAGGAGCTGGAGACCGAGGCGGCGAAGCTCATCGGTTTGCGCACGCGGCTGCACGACGGCATCACCCGAGAACTCGAAGAAGTCTATCTGAACGGACATCCGACCCAGCGCCTGCCCGGCAACCTGAACCTGAGCTTTTCGTATGTCGAGGGCGAATCGCTGCTGATGGGCATCAACAAGGACGTGGCGTTGTCGTCCGGGTCGGCCTGTACCTCGGCGACCCTCGAGCCCTCGTATGTGTTGAAGGCGCTGGGGGTGGGGGAGGAGTTGGCCCACACCTCGATTCGGTTCGGGCTGGGCCGCTTCAATACCGAGACGGAGGTCGATATCGTGGCCAAACGCATCGTCGAGGTTGTGCAGCGGCTGCGCGATCTGTCGCCGCTGTATGAGATGGCCAAAGAGGGCATTGACCTCAAGTCCGTGCAGTGGAAAACCGCCTGA
- a CDS encoding Hsp70 family protein gives MDVKPSYGLNDEEIEQLLEESIDYAEQDFDQRLLIEARVEAETILNATHKALRDNAAALQEDEADRINAAVEALQTATAGQDFDLIRGLSEALSEVTEPFAQRIMDTSIQAALTEKRLSEV, from the coding sequence GTGGATGTCAAGCCGTCCTACGGTCTGAATGACGAGGAGATTGAGCAGCTGCTCGAAGAATCGATCGATTATGCCGAACAGGACTTTGACCAGCGACTGCTGATCGAGGCCCGGGTTGAGGCCGAGACGATTCTCAACGCCACCCACAAGGCCCTCCGGGACAACGCCGCAGCGCTCCAAGAGGACGAAGCCGACCGCATCAACGCTGCGGTCGAGGCGCTCCAGACCGCCACCGCCGGCCAGGATTTCGATCTGATCCGTGGACTGAGCGAGGCCCTGAGCGAGGTCACCGAGCCGTTCGCCCAGCGTATCATGGATACCTCGATCCAGGCCGCGCTCACCGAGAAGCGCTTATCCGAGGTGTAA
- a CDS encoding Hsp70 family protein: protein MERIVGIDLGTTNSLIAYIDGETPRVLTDSHTGSGLLPSVVSFLPDGTSLVGARAALREAAHPLTTLRSVKRFMGLGMEHVSDEDRRRYAFVPDDGQKKDQAIVRFAVHDRSYTPPEISAAILRDLRQRAETALHETVKKVVITVPAYFNDSQRQATKDAGRLAGLEVIRLVNEPTAASLAYGLDKQEEGLIAVYDFGGGTFDISILRLHTGIFEVLATNGNTRLGGDDMDQRLAERFVLSRLAEDLRNDAQVLSQAQAAAKAAKPGCRSVCPTEGSPSSSPSVAMSWSRRSTILSPVPCFRVVRLSRMPAWPQPILAPSFWSAARPGCRWCASGCRNSSVAPR, encoded by the coding sequence GTGGAACGCATAGTCGGTATTGATCTGGGAACCACCAACAGCCTGATCGCCTACATCGACGGGGAGACCCCCCGGGTGCTGACCGATAGCCACACCGGCAGCGGCCTGTTGCCGTCGGTGGTCAGCTTTCTGCCCGACGGCACGTCTCTGGTCGGCGCCCGGGCCGCCCTCCGCGAAGCCGCCCATCCGCTGACCACGCTACGCTCGGTCAAGCGTTTCATGGGCCTGGGCATGGAACACGTCAGCGACGAGGACCGTCGGCGCTACGCGTTTGTCCCGGACGACGGACAGAAGAAAGACCAGGCCATCGTCCGCTTCGCCGTGCATGATCGCAGCTATACCCCGCCTGAGATTTCTGCCGCCATTCTGCGCGACCTCCGCCAACGGGCTGAGACCGCCCTGCACGAAACGGTCAAAAAGGTCGTGATTACGGTTCCGGCCTACTTCAATGACTCGCAGCGCCAAGCCACCAAGGACGCCGGTCGGCTGGCCGGCCTGGAGGTCATTCGTCTGGTCAACGAGCCCACCGCGGCTTCGCTGGCCTATGGTCTGGACAAGCAGGAAGAGGGCCTGATCGCCGTGTATGATTTTGGCGGCGGGACCTTTGACATTTCTATTCTGCGCCTTCACACGGGTATTTTTGAGGTGCTGGCGACCAACGGGAATACCCGACTCGGCGGCGATGATATGGACCAGCGTCTTGCCGAGCGCTTTGTGCTCAGCCGGCTGGCCGAAGATTTGCGGAACGACGCCCAGGTTTTGAGTCAGGCCCAGGCTGCGGCCAAAGCGGCCAAGCCCGGCTGTCGCTCAGTCTGCCCGACAGAGGGATCGCCTTCGAGCAGCCCCTCAGTCGCCATGAGTTGGAGTCGGCGGTCGACGATATTATCGCCCGTACCCTGCTTCCGTGTCGTCAGGCTCTCAAGGATGCCAGCCTGGCCGCAGCCGATATTGGCGCCGTCGTTCTGGTCGGCGGCTCGACCCGGATGCCGCTGGTGCGCCAGCGGGTGTCGGAATTCTTCGGTCGCACCCCGCTGA
- the ectB gene encoding diaminobutyrate--2-oxoglutarate transaminase: protein MRIFEELESNVRSYSRSFPTVFSEARWSTLIDENGNEYIDFLSGAGTLNYGHNNPALKQVLLDYVESDGIIHGLDMATTAKAEFLRTFKEVILDPRGLDYKVQFTGPTGTNAVEAALKIARKATGRYNIVSFTNGFHGVTAGAVAATANSHYRDGLGLPPTGVSFLPYDGYLGAGTDTSRYLAQVLEDGSSGVDHPAAVIVETVQGEGGINVATFDWLRRVEAICRQHDVLLIVDDIQMGCGRTGAFFSFEEAGISPDIVTLSKSLSGYGLPLSLVLMKPELDQWKPGEHNGTFRGNNLAFVTAKAVLDEYWCDGDFSAEVRRKGRLVHAQLEQIAEEVDGRLAVRGRGMVQGLDCGSGRIASAITRQAFAKGLVIETSGADGEVVKFLSPLTTSDKQLKEGLDILAESVRGSLARPRADEATALEAVQ from the coding sequence ATGAGGATATTCGAAGAGTTGGAGTCGAATGTGCGCAGTTATTCCCGGTCATTTCCGACCGTCTTTTCGGAGGCGCGGTGGTCGACCCTGATCGACGAGAACGGGAATGAGTACATCGACTTTCTGAGTGGGGCCGGTACGCTGAACTACGGGCACAACAACCCGGCTCTCAAGCAGGTGCTGCTCGACTATGTGGAGTCCGACGGCATCATTCATGGTCTCGACATGGCGACGACCGCCAAGGCCGAGTTCCTGCGGACGTTCAAGGAAGTCATCCTGGACCCGCGTGGCTTGGACTACAAGGTACAATTCACGGGTCCGACGGGAACGAACGCCGTCGAGGCCGCGCTGAAAATCGCCCGCAAGGCCACCGGGCGGTACAACATTGTGTCGTTCACCAACGGGTTTCACGGGGTGACGGCCGGCGCCGTGGCGGCCACCGCCAACTCGCACTACCGCGACGGTCTGGGACTGCCCCCGACTGGAGTGTCGTTCCTGCCCTACGACGGCTATCTGGGTGCCGGTACGGATACCTCCAGGTATCTGGCGCAGGTGCTCGAGGACGGCAGCAGCGGCGTGGACCATCCGGCGGCGGTGATTGTTGAGACGGTCCAGGGCGAGGGCGGGATCAATGTCGCCACGTTCGATTGGCTGCGGCGTGTCGAGGCCATCTGCCGCCAGCACGACGTGCTGCTGATCGTCGATGACATTCAGATGGGTTGCGGGCGGACTGGAGCCTTCTTCAGTTTTGAGGAGGCTGGCATCTCGCCGGACATCGTGACGCTCTCCAAGTCGCTGAGCGGCTACGGTCTGCCGCTGTCGCTGGTGTTGATGAAGCCCGAACTCGACCAATGGAAGCCGGGTGAGCACAACGGCACCTTCCGAGGCAACAATCTGGCGTTCGTCACCGCCAAGGCGGTCTTGGACGAGTACTGGTGCGACGGTGACTTCAGTGCCGAAGTACGCCGCAAGGGGCGACTCGTACACGCCCAGCTTGAGCAGATCGCGGAAGAGGTGGACGGCCGGCTCGCCGTTCGGGGCAGGGGCATGGTCCAGGGGCTCGACTGCGGCAGCGGTCGTATCGCCTCCGCCATCACACGCCAGGCGTTTGCCAAGGGGCTGGTCATCGAGACCTCGGGCGCCGACGGAGAGGTGGTCAAGTTCCTGAGTCCGCTCACGACCTCCGACAAGCAACTCAAGGAGGGGCTCGACATTCTGGCAGAGAGCGTCAGGGGCTCGCTCGCCAGGCCGCGTGCCGACGAAGCGACAGCGCTGGAGGCGGTGCAATGA
- a CDS encoding Hsp70 family protein — MRQRVSEFFGRTPLTDLDPDQVVALGAAVQADTLSGRRKDMLLLDVVPLSLGIETMGGVMSQILERNTTIPAIVKEMFTTAVDDQTAVEVHVLQGERELVQDCRSLAQFTIPIEPQPAGVPRVEVTFMIDARSICGPALSARWMSSRPTV; from the coding sequence GTGCGCCAGCGGGTGTCGGAATTCTTCGGTCGCACCCCGCTGACCGACCTCGATCCCGACCAGGTCGTGGCCCTCGGCGCGGCCGTTCAGGCCGACACCTTATCGGGGCGGCGCAAAGATATGCTGTTACTCGATGTCGTGCCGCTGTCCCTCGGCATTGAGACCATGGGCGGGGTGATGAGCCAGATCCTGGAGCGCAACACCACTATTCCGGCCATTGTCAAAGAAATGTTCACCACTGCGGTGGACGATCAGACTGCGGTCGAGGTGCATGTCCTGCAGGGAGAGCGTGAGCTGGTCCAGGACTGTCGCAGCCTGGCCCAATTCACGATTCCCATCGAGCCCCAGCCGGCTGGCGTACCACGGGTGGAGGTCACGTTCATGATCGACGCGCGCTCGATCTGCGGACCGGCCTTGAGCGCTCGGTGGATGTCAAGCCGTCCTACGGTCTGA